From a region of the Falco cherrug isolate bFalChe1 chromosome 9, bFalChe1.pri, whole genome shotgun sequence genome:
- the GPRIN2 gene encoding G protein-regulated inducer of neurite outgrowth 2 produces the protein MSADSHQLHTHSYQDSLSSTCYSLLNVNSHPLSKSSSSLAYSGQSSLEESQSNKQELKKSHSSTICHTLGNKSDARSPGWSFSQPGMVGLGSVVQTMSDRSGNDNSQSRSKTTNHILIAEESPVSWEVRGTKMCVKSSTVENVSSACIVHQQSMCKTEEPGTTLQRSHSDLTCSCKQQTYVTHVETSAAHSSLSSSCRHDPPMARVSFQTQRYGSETNENTSHYQNLVTHLPVLPRDQKVPTNSFDSSGIPRNTTVYTDPGTFHAAVLGPHMPGNGFSNRTMFSQATGIIHGGLTYGTIPNSAYSPMVMTVHNNSAGACNIRQDPCMKVDATVPAYCHSLPIPSIQLVPRLVCSVSESGKEQAAPGYFHSFSTSDILTYPKLVSSVSESGLDAKRILKCCSIPGEQLQHAQHCAQPERAPPETKAACVALSSQQGADMVMTMKDMWTMTSMNDLTKGLKPAHEFRDAEVQTLPTMECKSVATSPAAAAEGHSHVFPEVNLEQDLEAPKSPVREVRWDDEGMTWEVYGASVDPEVLGLAIQKHLEIQIEQFQTDPAQLAGDSNEEPSSDKMGKKRSFRTMMHSLRYPSCCARSSTAVE, from the coding sequence ATGTCAGCTGACAGCCACCAGCTCCACACTCATTCCTACCAGGACTCACTAAGTTCTACTTGTTACAGTCTCTTGAATGTCAATAGTCACCCCCTGTCGAAGAGCTCCTCAAGTCTGGCTTATAGTGGGCAATCAAGTTTAGAGGAAAGTCAAAGCAACAAACAGGAGCTAAAGAAAAGCCACAGTAGCACCATCTGCCATACCCTGGGAAACAAGAGTGATGCAAGGAGTCCTGGGTGGTCCTTCTCACAGCCTGGGATGGTGGGACTTGGATCAGTGGTCCAAACCATGAGCGACCGGTCAGGCAATGACAATTCACAGAGCAGAAGTAAGACTACAAACCATATTCTTATCGCTGAAGAGTCCCCGGTGTCCTGGGAAGTGAGGGGCACTAAGATGTGTGTAAAGAGCAGCACTGTTGAGAATGTTTCTTCAGCCTGCATCGTCCACCAGCAAAGCATGTGTAAAACGGAAGAACCAGGAACGACCCTTCAGAGAAGCCACTCAGACCTAACTTGCAGTTGCAAACAACAGACCTATGTCACTCACGTAGAAACCAGTGCTGCTCACTCCAGCCTAAGTTCTAGCTGCAGGCATGATCCACCAATGGCTAGGGTGTCTTTCCAAACGCAGAGATATGGatcagaaacaaatgaaaatacatctcACTATCAAAACCTTGTGACTCATCTTCCCGTTCTGCCCAGAGACCAAAAAGTACCCACAAACAGCTTTGACAGCAGTGGTATTCCACGTAACACTACTGTTTACACAGATCCTGGAACGTTTCACGCTGCCGTGCTAGGACCCCACatgcctggaaatggtttctcAAACAGGACGATGTTCAGTCAAGCCACTGGGATTATTCACGGTGGTCTGACTTACGGTACTATTCCAAACTCTGCATACTCCCCCATGGTGATGACGGTTCATAACAATTCTGCAGGGGCCTGTAATATACGGCAGGACCCTTGTATGAAGGTAGATGCCACCGTCCCTGCCTACTGCCATTCTTTGCCCATACCATCTATACAACTTGTGCCACGGTTGGTATGCTCGGTTAGCGAGTCAGGAAAAGAGCAGGCAGCACCTGgctattttcattccttttctacTTCAGACATTCTGACATATCCTAAGCTGGTGTCTTCAGTAAGTGAATCAGGCCTGGATGCCAAGAGAATCCTGAAGTGCTGTAGCATTCCTGGAGAACAACTGCAACATGCTCAACACTGCGCTCAGCCAGAGAGAGCTCCTCCAGAAACAAAGGCTGCCTGCGTTGCCCTTAGTAGCCAGCAAGGTGCAGACATGGTAATGACCATGAAGGATATGTGGACTATGACCTCTATGAATGATTTAACCAAAGGATTGAAACCAGCTCATGAGTTTAGAGATGCCGAGGTACAAACCCTTCCAACCATGGAGTGCAAATCCGTGGCAACAAGCCCGGCGGCTGCAGCAGAAGGCCACTCACATGTGTTCCCCGAGGTGAACTTGGAGCAAGACTTGGAGGCCCCCAAATCTCCAGTACGTGAAGTGAGATGGGATGATGAAGGAATGACATGGGAAGTGTATGGGGCATCTGTGGATCCAGAAGTCCTTGGGTTAGCCATTCAAAAACATCTTGAGATTCAAATAGAACAATTCCAGACAGACCCTGCTCAGCTGGCTGGGGACAGTAATGAGGAGCCATCTTCTgataaaatggggaaaaaaaggtcattCAGAACAATGATGCATTCCCTGAGATACCCGAGCTGTTGTGCTCGTTCCAGTACTGCAGTGGAGTGA